The window ATTGGATGGTGATGCACAAGCAGCAATAAGCTACATGAATGGCAAGGCAATAGCGGACCCGAAATTTTTTTGCATGTTTAGTGTAGATGAGGAGAATAGATTGGCAAATTTGTTTTGGAGAGACTCTCAATCTCTACACGATTATTGTTGCTTTGGGGATGTGGTGATACTTGATAGCACGTACAAAACCAATGTATATGACAAGCCTTTAGTGGTGTTTGTTGGTGTAAACAACCATAACGCGACTACAGTTTTTGGTTGTGCATTTCTTGTTGATGAGACTGCTGATACATATCGTTGGGTACTCAGAACTTTTTTGACTTCTATGAAGGACAAGAAGCCTGTATCTATTGTCATGGACGGGGATGATGCAATGCGCGTAGCGATTGATGAAGTTTTTCCCGCGTTTATATACATGGCACATCATGAGGAATGTGAACACCAATGTGAATAACCCAGAAATAGTAAGGGAGTTTAGCTATTGTGTGCATGGTGGTTTGACACCAGTAGCTTTCGAACAACATTGGCAGCAAATGATAGATACGTATGATCTAAAAGGCGATTGGATCGAGATGATGTATCGTAAACGGAAACGATGGGCTGAAGCATACTGCTCGGGGCATTTTTTTGGTGGGAATACCACCACACAACGTGTCGAGGGTATGCATAAGAACTTGAAGGATGGAATTGGTAGAGGCATGAGGTTAGTGGAGTGTATTCCACGGATTGAAAGATCGTTATTGAGGTTGAGAAATGAGAATGTGAAGGATGACTTTGATTCCAACCATTCACATCCACTCCTTCGCACGCACCTTCGATCACTAGAGGAACATGCAGCTTCTATTTTCACTCACGACATTTACAAGTTGATAAGAAATGAGATAAACAAGGAGGCAAAATTAATTCTCGTGCAACCCGTAAGAAACAATGAAGATCCTCGTGTTTACacattttccaaatttggaAGACCCGTTGAGAAATGGACTGTTGTGTACTACACGAAAGAGCAACATCTGCAATGTTCGTGcaaattatttgaatccaGTGGAATTCCGTGTTGTCATATGTTTGGAGTCATGAAATGTGAGCATATGGATGAAATACTTCCGACCTTAATAATGAAGAGATGGACAAAGGATGCAAGACGTGGGAGTGAAATTGTAGTCAAGTCTGATGATGTTCCCCACGAAACTATTCAAATGGctaggtttgggtcattaaGCGTTGATTTTAACAAGCTTTGTTTTTATGGGTCACAAACAGAAGTCGCTTACAAGAGGCTAAAGGCTGAATGTGGGAGATTAAATACTTTGGTTGAGACATGGAAGGAGCAACATGAGCAAACTAGTCTTAAACTAGGATGCCATAATAATGTTGTAAGAGACCCCATAGTTGCTAAGACAAAAGGAAAGCAAACAACGGGAAGCAAAGGCAAAAAGGCCCCACAATGCGGAGAGTGCAAGGTTACTGGTCACAACAAAAGAAACTGTCCAAATCTCATTGTTGGTGAGGGAGGTAAGCGGAAAAGGGGTTATACAAGTGACATGAGCGATATTCTTTCTAGTTTTGGACCAGAAGATGATACAACTGTTGGGAACATAACATTTTATTCCTCCTCGAGTGCTGTGCATGGGACTAAGATGTTGTCCTCTTCTTATACCCCCCCTAACTCGGGCTTCTCATGTGGCGAAGTGTCTAGTGGCTCCACTCATTACACCTCTGATGGTTTCACCTTTGACACACCCGAGTATAGTGTATTGGAATCACAATTTGACACACAAGCCTCGCCACGTAGGGATCGTAATAGATTTTGGGTTCCATTCACCCCAATAAAATGACATGGATTGTAGTACTTCCACTATATATATGGTTTAGGTTTTATGTACGAAATATTCACTACAACCATAT of the Prunus dulcis unplaced genomic scaffold, ALMONDv2, whole genome shotgun sequence genome contains:
- the LOC117613548 gene encoding protein FAR1-RELATED SEQUENCE 12-like, with product MRNVNTNVNNPEIVREFSYCVHGGLTPVAFEQHWQQMIDTYDLKGDWIEMMYRKRKRWAEAYCSGHFFGGNTTTQRVEGMHKNLKDGIGRGMRLVECIPRIERSLLRLRNENVKDDFDSNHSHPLLRTHLRSLEEHAASIFTHDIYKLIRNEINKEAKLILVQPVRNNEDPRVYTFSKFGRPVEKWTVVYYTKEQHLQCSCKLFESSGIPCCHMFGVMKCEHMDEILPTLIMKRWTKDARRGSEIVVKSDDVPHETIQMARFGSLSVDFNKLCFYGSQTEVAYKRLKAECGRLNTLVETWKEQHEQTSLKLGCHNNVVRDPIVAKTKGKQTTGSKGKKAPQCGECKVTGHNKRNCPNLIVGEGGKRKRGYTSDMSDILSSFGPEDDTTVGNITFYSSSSAVHGTKMLSSSYTPPNSGFSCGEVSSGSTHYTSDGFTFDTPEYSVLESQFDTQASPRRDRNRFWVPFTPIK